The sequence CACTGGCCGGCGGGGAGTGTCCGCACCTCCGGGCCGAGGGGTCGCAGCCACCTCGGGGCATCACTGCTCGGCATGGTTGGGCTGCCACCACCTCTCACCCGGGATCATGACCCTAGAGCGGACTGTAGGCCTCAACTTGCCTGTACGCGTAGGGAACTTGTCGACGTGCGCAGTGGGTTCCACGCGGTCTCGTTCGCGCACCCTGTGGCCCCGTAACGTCACTCGGCGTATTGCTGTACGGACAGTTCGAGTGCTGGTTCGAGTGCTGGGAGGCTCCCGTGTCGGAGCAGGGATCCATCGTCATCGACCCGTCCGGTCGCGACATTCACGGCGAGGCCGCACGGATACGTGAGCGCGGCCCGGTGACCCGGGTGGAACTGCCCGGCGGGGTGGAGGCCTGGGCTGTCAGCAGTACGGACCTCCTGAAACGCCTGCTCACGGACCCGCGGGTGTCGAAGGATCCACGGCAGCACTGGCCGCTGTGGATCAACGGGGAGATCTCACCGGAGTGGCCGCTGTTCACCTGGGTCGCCGTGCAGAACATGTTCACGGCGTACGGCGGGGAGCACAAACGGCTGCGGACGCTGGTGTCGAAGGCGTTCACCGCGCGCCGGACCGCCGCGCTGCAGCCTCGTATCGAGGAGATCACCAAGCAGCTGCTCGACCGTATCGACGAGGTCGGGCGCCGGGACGGCGTCGTCGATCTGCGCGAGGAGTTCTGCTACCCGCTGCCGATCCAGGTGATCAGCGAGCTGTTCGGGCTGCCCGAGGAGAAGGGCGCGGAGCTGCGGGCCGTCGTGGACGGGGTCTTCAACACCGCCGCCACGCCGGAGGAGGTCACGGACATCTACGCCCGGCTGTACGCGGTTCTCGGCGAACTCGTCGCCGCCAAGCGGGAGTCGCCCGGGGACGACCTCACCTCCGGGCTCATCGCCGCGCGTGACGACGAGGGTGCCACGCGGCTGACTGAGCAGGAGCTGCTCGACACGCTGGTGCTGATGATCAGCGCGGGTCATGAGACCACGGTCAACCTCATCGACAACGCGATCCATGCGCTGCTGACCCATCCGGAACAGCTCGCGCATGTCCGGGCCGGGCGGGCCGGCTGGGACGACGTGATCGAGGAGACGCTGCGGGTGCGGGCGCCCGTTGCCAGTCTGCCGTTGCGGTACGCCGTGGAGGACCTGGCGGTCGGCGAACTGGGCGGGCCCGAGGGGGTGGTGATCCGTCAGGGGGACGCGATCCTCGCGGCGTACGCTGCCGCTGGTCGCAACCCTGAGGATCACGGTCCTGACGCCGACCGGTTCGATGTCACTCGGCTCGGCAAGGAGCATTTGGCGTTCGGGCACGGGGTGCACTTCTGCCTTGGCGCTCCGCTGGGGCGGTTCGAGGCTCGGGTTGCGCTTCCGGCGTTTTTCGAGCGGTATCCGGATGTGCGGCTTGCCGTCGCGGACGGTGAGTTGACGCCGGTGGCGTCGTTCATCTCGAACGGGCATCGGGCTCTGCCTGTTCGGCTCGCCGCCTGGGGGTGAGGGGGGTGCCGTTCCCCGCGGTGCTGGGGGTGGGGGTGGCCGGGGCGTTCGTACGTGACGGTCGTTCTCGGCTGAGTGCGCCGTTCCCCGCGCCCCTCAAAGAACCGGGGTGACCGGAGCGTTCGAACGTGACCGTTGTCGGGGGCTGGGTGCGCCGTTCCCCGCGCCCCTCAAAGCGCCGGGGTGGGTCGGGATGTGGAGTGTGCGGCAAGGGTCGTTCAGTTGATGGCGCGAGAGCAACGGCCGCATATCCCGGAGCGCGCCCGCCCCCGCCCCCTACCACGCACCGCAGGCGTGCTTTTAGGGGCGCGGGGAACTGCGCACCCGACCACCCCGTCCGCTACTCACCCCGCCACCACGCCTTCAGTCGGCCCCAGCCGCCCTGAGGGCGGGCAGAGGCAACAGGCGGCGCGGCGGCAGTGGGCGGAAGGATCGGGCGCCGCACGGCGTCCGTACGGTGCTCCTCCCCAGACACCGGCGCCACCGGAAACCGCACCGGCAGTGCGGCCAGAGCGCGGTGGAACGGCCCGGGCCGCCACTCCAGCTCATCCACCGGCACCGCTAGCCGCACATCGGGCAACCGGTCGAGCAGCTTCTCGACCGCCACCGCTGCGATCAGCCGGGCCGGGCTCTGCGCGGGACAGTTGTGCGGCCCCGCGCTCCACGCCAGGTGGGCCCGGTTCCCGGCCCGCTGGTCGTTCGTCAGCGCCGGGTCCGTGTTCGCCGCGGCCAGACTGACGACGAGCGGGTGGCCCTCCCGCAGCAGCGTTCCCTCGTACACGACGTCCCGGACCGGGTAGTGCACCGCGTAGTTCGCCATCGGCGGATCGGTCCACAGCACCTCGTCGAGCGCGTCCTCGACCGGCAGGCTGCCACCGCCCAGGTCGCCCGCGAACCGGTCGTCGGACAGCAGCAGCCGCAGGCTGTTGGCGATCAGGTTCTGCTGCGGCTCGGTGCCCGCGCCCATCAGCACCACCAGCTCGTGGATCATCTCCTCGTCGGTGAGCCCGGCCGGATGCGCCATGAGCCAGGACGTCATGTCCTGCCCCGGCTGCGCGCGCTTCAGCGTGACGAGGTCGAGCAGCGTCGTGGAGAGCAGCTCGTTGGCCTTCTCCGCGTCCACCCCGTCGAAGATCCCGGACATGCCCTCGACGAGCCGCTCGCCCAGGTCGGTCGGGCAGCCGAAGAGCCGGTTGAACACCAGCAGCGGCAGCACCTGCGCGTACTCGCCGAGAAGGTCCGCGTGACCGCGCGGGGCGATCAGGTCGATGAGCGTGTCGGCGCTGCGCTCGACGTATCCGCGCAGGGTGCTGGGCTCGACGCGGGCCAGGCTGTCGGTGATGGCACCACGCAGCCTGCGGTGCTCCTCGCCGTCGGTGAACAGCGCGTTCGGCCGGTACATCATCATCGGCACGACCGGGCTGTCCGGCGCGACGACGCCCTCGGCGAGGTCGCGCCAGCGGCGGGGGTCCTTGGAGAACGTCTCGGGGCTGCGCAGCACGTGCAGCGCGGCCTCGTACCCGGTGACGAGCGTGGCCCGGACGCCGGGCGCGAGTTCCACCGGCGATGTGTTCCCGTGCCCCCGCAGCTTCCCGTACAGCGCGCCGGGGTCGGCGGCGAACTCCGGCCCGTACATGGGGTGGTGGTAGGGGCAGCCCTCGGGCGCCGCGGACGCGGACGGGACGGGTGGTTCGGGGGAGGTCACGCGTGCTCCAGTTCGCTGTCGCCGGCGCCGGCGCTGCTGCCGTCGCGGGTGAGGAGGTATTCGACGAGCGCGATCAGCGCGTGGGTGGAGGAGATCCGGTCACGGGCGTCGCACCGTACGAGCGGGGTTTCGGGAAGCAGGTCGAGGGCTTCGCGGATCTCGGCCAGATCGTGCCTGCCGGTGCCGTCTGTGCCACCGGCTTCGTCGGCGTCGTCGAAGTCGTTGAGGGCGACGGCGTACGGCAGGCCCAGGTCCTCCAGTACGCCCATGACGTCGAAGGACTGGCCCAGCCGCCGCGTGTCGGCGAGGACGAGCGCGCCGAGTGCCCCGCGTGTCATGTCCTGCCACAGCTCGGTGAACCGCTGCTGTCCCGGGGTGCCGAAGAGGTAGAGCACCAGGGAGTCGTTGAGGGTGAGCCGGCCGAAGTCGAGGGCGACCGTGGTGGTCGTCTTGTCCTGCGTGCCCGCGAGGTCGTCGACGAGCGCGCCGGCCTGGGTCATGACCTCCTCGGTGCGCAGCGGCCGGATCTCGGAGAGCGCGCCGACGAAGGTGGTCTTGCCGACCGCGAAGTGCCCCACGATCAGGAGCTTGACGGCGGTCTGCACACCGCTCGCGAGATGGACACCCCCGTGGGGGCCGTCGGGACCGTCGGAGTTGTCGTCAGAGGCGGGCGCGAAGCCCATCGAGGACCTCCTGGAGGATGCGGGTCTCGGAAGGCCGGGCGGACGGTACGGGGGCACGGGTGACGACATGGCCGCTGTCCATGAGGTCGGCGATCAGCACCTTGGTGACGCTGACCGGCAGCGACAGATGGCCGGCCACCTCGGCGACCGACAGCGCGCCGGGCCGGCACAGCTCCATCAACGCCCGCTTCTCCGGGCTCAGTCCGGTCAGCGGCAGGTCGTCGGCGGCGATCAGCAGCGTGACCAGGTCCAGGGTGTTGCGGGTCGGGTTGGAGCGGCCGTCCGTGACGACGTACGGCCGCACCAGTTTCCCTCCGGGTCGCCTGGGCGGTGTCATGCCGGGCTGCCGGCGTCCCGACGCGCCGGACTGGTCAGTTCCTTGCCGAGCCGGTCGACGAGTTTGTGCATGCGGTAGGTGACCGCCTCCATGTCCACGTGTTCGGTGGTGGACACGGCGAGGTAGGCGCCCTCGCCGGCGGCCACGAGGAAGACGTAGCCGTGCGCGAACTCGATCAGCGTCTGCCGCCAGGGGGTCTGCGGGCTGCCGCAGAACTCGGCCGTGCTGCGGCTGATCGACTGGACGCCGGAGAGCCCGGCCGCGAGCCGTTCGGCGTCGTCCCTGCCGATGTCCGCGGAGTGGGCGCGGAGCATGCCGTCGGCCGAGAGCAGGATGGCGTGCCGCGCCTCAGGGACCTTCAGGACCTCGTCGAGCATCCAGCCCAGTTCGTTGTTCGCGGACTCGATCATCCGTGGATGTTCCCTTCGGCTTCGTCGTCTTCGTGGGGGGTGAAGTCCCGGTCCGCGCGCCCGTGGAGCGTGCCGCGGGCGAACGCGCCCATGCGGCGGGCGCTCTCCTCGGCCGAGCGGACGACGGGGTCCTCGACGGGTGCGGGTGCGGTCGCGGCCCGCGTCCCGTCGGCCCGCTCGGCCGGTGCCTGCGACCGGCGCCGGCGCTTGGGCAGCCCGCCGGACGTGGTCGCCTTCCCCGCGACGGCGGCCGGGGTGGAGACGGGGGCGGCGGGGGCGGTCGCGCGGTCGCCCTCGGGGGCCCGGGCGGGCGCCGACGGCGTACGGGTGGAGGCGGGGGCGGGAGGCGTGGTCACGGGTGGCAGCTCCTCCGCGGGGTCCCGGTGCGTGAGCAGGGCGGACGGCAGGAACACGACGGCGCGGACACCGCCGTACGGGGAGCGGGTGTCGGCGGAGACACTGAACCCGTAGCGCGCGGCCAGAACGCCGATGGCGGCGAAGCCGAACTGGGGCGGGTCGTCGAGCCGGGTGACGTCCACGGCGTGCCGGCCGGACAGCAGGGCCGCGGCGCGCTCCGTCGCGTGGGCGTCCATGCCGACGCCCGCGTCGTCGATGATCACGCAGGCGCCGTTGTGCACGGACTGGACGTTGACCTCGACCTTGGTGTTGGGCTGCGAGTGACGGGCCGCGTTGTCGAGCAGTTCGGCGATGGTGAGGACGACCGGCTCGACGGCCCGGCTCTCCACGGCGATGTCGGCCTGCCCGTGGATCTGGACGCGCCGGTAGTCGCGGATGCGGGAGGTGGCGCCGCGGACGACCTCGATCACCGCGGAGGTGGAGCGCTGACGGCCGGGCCAGGATCCGCAGAGTACGGCGATGGCCTGGGCGCGGCGGCCGAACTGGGCGTTGGTGTGGTCGATCTCCAGCAGGTCGCGCAGCACGTCGGGGCGGTCGTGCCGGTCCTGCATGTCGGAGATGGCGACCTGCTGCTCGTTGGCCAGTGCCTGGATCGAGCGCATCGACGCCTTCAGCGCGGACTTGGCGGACTGGTCGGCGCGGGCCTGCGCGTGCTCGACGGCTCCCTCGAAGCGTTCCAGGACGTGGTCGAGGCACTTCGCGAAGGCGCTTCCGGCGAGTGTCGCGTCGAGCAGCCCGATGCCGGGGGCCTGCGGCTGGGGCCCGTGGTCCGCCAGCGCCGGCAGGCGTACGGCGACCAGGTGGCGTACCTCCTCCTCCCGGGTCCGCAGGCCTTCGGTCAGCTCGGCGTCGCGGCGGCGCAGCCGCGCGGTGATGCCGCGTTGGCGCACCAGCAGCACGGTGACGGCGAGCAGCGCGACGGCCACGCACCAGAGCACCGCCTCCGGTATCTGTTCCTTCATGAAGTCCTCAAGTGCGGGGGGAGTCGACGGGAAGGGATCAGGGGAGAGATGGGGAGCGGAACGGGTGGGGTGGGGACGGGGCGCGGGGACGGGGTGCGCGGCGCCCGACGGTACTAGCGAGCCGGAGTGCGTACTTTTCCGCGCGCGCAAGGAAGTTGTCCTCAGACGCACCACGCGCAACCGCGCATGCCTGCCGTCACACACGTCCTGACGGCATCCGCCTGTGCGCATTCCGCACACGTTTCGTCCGCGCGTTACGGAAACAGATTGTGTGCTCTACGCTTACCGCCTGTAACTGCCGTTGACCGCAGGCCGGACGAGCGGGGCGGGGGCAACGGCCGGGGCTTTCTGGGCGGAGGAAGCGCATTGCCCGCGGGAACCTACATCGTGGAGTCGCAGACGACCCGTGAGGTGGAGCCGCTTGAGCGGATCGACTTCTGGAGCGAGCACATCGGGTCGGTCCAGCCCCGGATGGGGTACAGATACGCGCGTACCGACAACTTCCGCGGTGAGACGGTCCGTCAGTGCACCGATGTCTACCAACTGGTCAAGTTCCGGTCGGACGAGATCGAGTACAGCCGGACCCCGCATCAGGTGCGCCAGGATCCCGACGAGGACTACCGCCTGCTGTTCCCGCTGACCGGGGAGATCGTGCTGCGGCAGGACGGCCGGGAGGCTCGGCTGACGCCGGGGCAGGGGACCCTGCTGACCTTCGGGGAGCCCTTCGAGTGCCTTCAGGACGCGTCCACGCGGGCGTTCATCTTCACCATCCCGGCCCGTGAGCTGGACGGTCCGCTGCACCGGAAGTCCCCGCTGGTCACCGCGCTGGATCTGAGTACGGGGCTGGGGCGTGTGGTGGGTTCCATGCTGAACGACCTGCACGAGGAGCGGGAGACGCTCAGCGATCCCCAGTTCAACGCCGTCTCCGACCGCATAGTCGAGTTGCTGTGCATGCTCGCCGTCGGGGACGACCGGCCGGACGCGCCCGGGCATCTGACCGAGGTCGAGGCGGTGGTCCGCCGGTACGTGCGCGAGCACGCGGCCGAGCCCGGCTTGACCGGTACCTCCATGGCGCGGGCGCTCGGGTGGTCGCTGCGGCAGATCCAGCTGGCGCTTCAGCGGGTGGGCACGACGCCGCGGGAGCTGATCCGTGAGGAGCGGTTGCGGTTGGTGCGGGACCGGTTGCAGTGCGGGGAGTGTGAGCACATGACGATCACGGATCTCGCGTACGCGTCGGGGTTCTCGTCGGCGAGTGCGCTGAGCACGGCGTTTCGGCAGCGGTTCGGGGTGAGTCCTCGGGAGATGCGGGCCGGGGCGCGGTGACGGCCTCCGCCCCGGCGAGGCCTTCAGCCCACCGCCCCCCGGCCGGAGGCCGTTCGCGCAGTTCCCCGCGCCCCTTCAGCCCGTCGGTCGGCTGCCGGCCGGTGGGCCGTTCGCGCCGTTCCCCGCGCCCCTTCAAGGCCATGGGCCCTCAGCCCGTCGGTCGGCTGCCGGATGGTGGGGCCGCTCGCGCAGTTCCTCGCGCCCCTTCAAGGCCATGGGGCCCTCAGCCCGTCGGTCGACCCCCGGCCGGTGGGGGCGTTCGCGCAGTTCCTCGCGCCCCTTCAAGGCCATGGGGCCCTCAGCCCGTCGGTCGGCCCCCGGCCGGTGGGGGCGTTCGCGCAGTTCCTCGCGCCCCTATAGCTCGTCGGTCGGGTGCCGGGCGGTTGGGGCTGGGCGCGCCGTTCCCCGCGCCCCTTTGGGGCGGGGGTCCGCCTAGGGGCGCGGGGAACGGCGCAGTCTTTTGGCCTTCGGGGGCGCGGGGAACGGCGCAGTCCCTTCGCTCTTAGGGGCGCGGGGAACGGCGCAGTCCCTTCGCTCTTAGGGGCGCGGGGAACGGCGCAGTCTCTTCGCTCTTAGGGGCGCGGGGAACGGCGCGGGCCGCCCCCGCCCGGCTGTGGGTGGGATCAGGCTGAGGCTCGTTTTCTGGCGGGTGTCTTCTTGGGGGCGGACTTCTTCGCATCGGCTCCCGCCACCGACTTGGCCGAGGCCTTCTTCGCCGAGGCCTTCTTCGCCGAGGCCCCCGCAGCCGTCGTCTTCGCCGCGGTCGACTTCTTCCGCGAAGCCGGCTTGGGGGCACTCGCCGCCGTCTTGGCCGTCTTGGCCGTCTTGCGCGCCGCACCCTTGCGAAGGGGCTTCACCTCGGCCTCGCCCCCGCCGGAGTCGGAGCCCTCGCCCCGGGCGACCCGCGCCTGCCGCACGCTGTTCTCCAGCGCCGACATCAGGTCGATGACCTTCCCACCGGACTTCTCGGCGGAGGGAGCGGACGGCGCCTCCTCCCCGGAGGCCTTCGCCGCGATCATC is a genomic window of Streptomyces sp. NBC_00414 containing:
- a CDS encoding ATP-binding protein, with protein sequence MKEQIPEAVLWCVAVALLAVTVLLVRQRGITARLRRRDAELTEGLRTREEEVRHLVAVRLPALADHGPQPQAPGIGLLDATLAGSAFAKCLDHVLERFEGAVEHAQARADQSAKSALKASMRSIQALANEQQVAISDMQDRHDRPDVLRDLLEIDHTNAQFGRRAQAIAVLCGSWPGRQRSTSAVIEVVRGATSRIRDYRRVQIHGQADIAVESRAVEPVVLTIAELLDNAARHSQPNTKVEVNVQSVHNGACVIIDDAGVGMDAHATERAAALLSGRHAVDVTRLDDPPQFGFAAIGVLAARYGFSVSADTRSPYGGVRAVVFLPSALLTHRDPAEELPPVTTPPAPASTRTPSAPARAPEGDRATAPAAPVSTPAAVAGKATTSGGLPKRRRRSQAPAERADGTRAATAPAPVEDPVVRSAEESARRMGAFARGTLHGRADRDFTPHEDDEAEGNIHG
- a CDS encoding helix-turn-helix domain-containing protein: MPAGTYIVESQTTREVEPLERIDFWSEHIGSVQPRMGYRYARTDNFRGETVRQCTDVYQLVKFRSDEIEYSRTPHQVRQDPDEDYRLLFPLTGEIVLRQDGREARLTPGQGTLLTFGEPFECLQDASTRAFIFTIPARELDGPLHRKSPLVTALDLSTGLGRVVGSMLNDLHEERETLSDPQFNAVSDRIVELLCMLAVGDDRPDAPGHLTEVEAVVRRYVREHAAEPGLTGTSMARALGWSLRQIQLALQRVGTTPRELIREERLRLVRDRLQCGECEHMTITDLAYASGFSSASALSTAFRQRFGVSPREMRAGAR
- a CDS encoding DUF742 domain-containing protein, producing the protein MTPPRRPGGKLVRPYVVTDGRSNPTRNTLDLVTLLIAADDLPLTGLSPEKRALMELCRPGALSVAEVAGHLSLPVSVTKVLIADLMDSGHVVTRAPVPSARPSETRILQEVLDGLRARL
- a CDS encoding cytochrome P450 family protein, with the translated sequence MSEQGSIVIDPSGRDIHGEAARIRERGPVTRVELPGGVEAWAVSSTDLLKRLLTDPRVSKDPRQHWPLWINGEISPEWPLFTWVAVQNMFTAYGGEHKRLRTLVSKAFTARRTAALQPRIEEITKQLLDRIDEVGRRDGVVDLREEFCYPLPIQVISELFGLPEEKGAELRAVVDGVFNTAATPEEVTDIYARLYAVLGELVAAKRESPGDDLTSGLIAARDDEGATRLTEQELLDTLVLMISAGHETTVNLIDNAIHALLTHPEQLAHVRAGRAGWDDVIEETLRVRAPVASLPLRYAVEDLAVGELGGPEGVVIRQGDAILAAYAAAGRNPEDHGPDADRFDVTRLGKEHLAFGHGVHFCLGAPLGRFEARVALPAFFERYPDVRLAVADGELTPVASFISNGHRALPVRLAAWG
- a CDS encoding cytochrome P450; amino-acid sequence: MYGPEFAADPGALYGKLRGHGNTSPVELAPGVRATLVTGYEAALHVLRSPETFSKDPRRWRDLAEGVVAPDSPVVPMMMYRPNALFTDGEEHRRLRGAITDSLARVEPSTLRGYVERSADTLIDLIAPRGHADLLGEYAQVLPLLVFNRLFGCPTDLGERLVEGMSGIFDGVDAEKANELLSTTLLDLVTLKRAQPGQDMTSWLMAHPAGLTDEEMIHELVVLMGAGTEPQQNLIANSLRLLLSDDRFAGDLGGGSLPVEDALDEVLWTDPPMANYAVHYPVRDVVYEGTLLREGHPLVVSLAAANTDPALTNDQRAGNRAHLAWSAGPHNCPAQSPARLIAAVAVEKLLDRLPDVRLAVPVDELEWRPGPFHRALAALPVRFPVAPVSGEEHRTDAVRRPILPPTAAAPPVASARPQGGWGRLKAWWRGE
- a CDS encoding roadblock/LC7 domain-containing protein, which produces MIESANNELGWMLDEVLKVPEARHAILLSADGMLRAHSADIGRDDAERLAAGLSGVQSISRSTAEFCGSPQTPWRQTLIEFAHGYVFLVAAGEGAYLAVSTTEHVDMEAVTYRMHKLVDRLGKELTSPARRDAGSPA
- a CDS encoding GTP-binding protein; amino-acid sequence: MGFAPASDDNSDGPDGPHGGVHLASGVQTAVKLLIVGHFAVGKTTFVGALSEIRPLRTEEVMTQAGALVDDLAGTQDKTTTTVALDFGRLTLNDSLVLYLFGTPGQQRFTELWQDMTRGALGALVLADTRRLGQSFDVMGVLEDLGLPYAVALNDFDDADEAGGTDGTGRHDLAEIREALDLLPETPLVRCDARDRISSTHALIALVEYLLTRDGSSAGAGDSELEHA